One Spinacia oleracea cultivar Varoflay chromosome 4, BTI_SOV_V1, whole genome shotgun sequence DNA segment encodes these proteins:
- the LOC130459487 gene encoding uncharacterized protein, with protein MDNDGKIDPASPYYLSSGDQPGLIITHVLLRGGINYMAWARAMQLSLQSRRKFVFVDGTITQPMEKKKQLDWVTVNSMLVSWMLKGMEPKIATSIPYHDNAKKLWDYLAKKYGIANGPRLQQLRGEIVACKQVKGMTIEEYYTTLTGLYDDLVQFKPLRSCECGNCSCNMVGKLQEDRDEEILHQFLIGVDDDLYATVRTNLLSRTPLPTLDEAYLAFEQEERSRGIALSNAAKEQVHTQSIFALQAEQRPKARYERSDKSQLNCTRCKRNGHDNSTCFKLHGYPEWYDEMKQRRAKAGSSTGGVVPVTAARSRGGIPARANAISTTNVGESNALGVTESGNVTTFADYTPEQVRTIINMLNSTSLNNKNSNNNNAQLDKMTGPTFGEPDWSR; from the exons ATGGACAACGACGGTAAAATCGATCCCGCGTCTCCGTATTACCTAAGTTCTGGAGATCAACCGGGGCTTATTATCACCCATGTATTGTTACGGGGTGGTATTAACTACATGGCATGGGCTAGGGCTATGCAGCTCTCGCTACAATCGCGCCGAAAATTTGTGTTTGTTGATGGAACAATCACACAACCTATGGAGAAGAAGAAGCAACTCGACTGGGTAACGGTTAATTCTATGCTCGTCTCATGGATGTTGAAGGGCATGGAGCCCAAGATTGCTACTTCTATTCCCTATCATGACAATGCTAAGAAATTGTGGGATTACTTAGCCAAGAAATATGGTATTGCAAATGGTCCTCGTCTGCAGCAGCTACGTGGTGAGATTGTTGCGTGCAAGCAAGTCAAGGGGATGACAATTGAAGAATACTACACGACTTTGACGGGTTTGTATGACGATTTGGTGCAATTCAAGCCTTTACGCTCTTGTGAATGTGGTAACTGCTCCTGTAATATGGTTGGGAAATTGCAAGAGGACAGAGATGAGGAGATCTTGCATCAGTTTTTAATTGGGGTAGATGATGATCTCTATGCAACGGTACGTACGAACCTCTTATCCAGGACTCCTTTGCCAACATTAGATGAAGCCTACCTAGCATTTGAGCAAGAAGAACGCTCAAGGGGAATTGCTTTGTCCAATGCTGCGAAAGAACAAGTTCACACGCAATCTATCTTTGCGTTACAGGCCGAGCAACGTCCCAAGGCTCGCTATGAGAGGTCCGACAAATCCCAACTGAACTGCACTCGTTGCAAGCGCAATGGACATGACAACAGTACGTGTTTCAAGCTTCACGGATACCCGGAGTGGTACGATGAGATGAAGCAACGTCGTGCAAAGGCTGGGTCGTCTACAGGTGGTGTTGTGCCCGTGACGGCAGCTCGCAGTCGCGGAGGTATACCCGCGAGAGCTAATGCAATTTCTACTACCAATGTAGGGGAGAGTAATGCTTTGGGCGTGACTGAGAGTGGTAATGTTACCACTTTTGCTGATTATACTCCTGAGCAAGTAAGGACAATCATTAATATGCTCAACAGTACCTCCCTCAACAATAAAAACTCCAACAATAATAATGCACAGTTGGACAAAATGACAG GACCAACGTTCGGGGAGCCTGATTGGAGCCGGTGA